CGAAGAACATGGATGATACGAACCTTGCAAAGTAGAGGCCTACTCCTCGAGCAGTAGTCCTAGCTAAAGCCGCATAAATAGAATTCGATGATTCTTGATTATCGCTCTGGTCTTCATCATTGCTGTTTCGTCCTTGTCCCCTGGATGACGCTGCCATGGGGCTTTAGAAatagccttaagcgccggagcggTGCTCAAATAACCAACCTTTGGGGTCGTTCCAATACAACCTGCCTCGACAAGGCCAAAATTACCGTATCTTTTTGAAGCTCTCCTAGAATGCACATGTTCACGAAGAGTATGATGTCGGTCATCATTTATTAGACATGTATGCCCAACTGTATAGGTGGAATGGTAACTCGGATCATCAATTGAACTAAGTTGTACTGGGTAACTAACTATCAGTCTATGTAAAGATGAATATTACAGACGGTgataaatatatattattcgtGATAGTTGTTAAGTATATGCGTTGAGATCTCGTTCGCATATAAACCACTATCGTGCCCTAATGCATGAGTCACCAAGATTTATTCGCGGATCTACATCACTGACGCATACACGGATTCCAATATTTACTTTTGCCTAAGATTGCGAACATGTCTAGGCAGGGACTGTGGAGCACTGAAATTTGAGTTATCAAGTGTTTTCATTGGATAGTCGGCATAAAGTAAGTTCTTGTCCCCTCTCCCCGACTCCGACCCGAGCCGGTTGGGTGTGATGCAGTAGATCTCAGGTGGCTTACGGTTTGTTACTTCTTATGGCGAAGTCTTCAGCTATTTTCCCTCTTTCTTTTGTCGCCACATTTCGCCTACTTCGGAGCTAGAAGGTAGGCATTTGCTATCATGATCATGTATATCCCGTAGCCGATTAAATTTGACGACAACTACATCCTGGAATAGGGGGCACTCCAATAGGGTGATCACAAAAACGCAGAGAATTTTCAGCGTATCTACTACAAAATGAATAAGTCGGAACATCAGCCGGTCGGCGGGGCCTCTACCTCTCCTGGAAAGATTGAACCGGCAAAGAATGATAGGGGCGAACAGGCTTTGGGGTTGGCCTCGATAAATGAATGTGTGCGCTGCGTGGAACCGAAAGATAGGGTCGTCCGGTACTAAAGGTGGTCCGGACTTATCCCTGTGTTTGTCCCGTGCATATGTCCAGTTGATAGTGCTCAGGTGCATGTATTATTTTTTGCAGCGTGAACGGCGTTGTGAATTCGTTAAAGTTAGGCACGAGGATGCTCCTCGACAGGTCGACATGCAACTGACCATCACCCCTATACAGGTGTTAATTGCGGATGTCCTGCTTCAGGAAATTGCCGTTTCGTTGGCTCGTGCTATCGAATGGTTGAGGGGACAGGTAAAGTTCTCCATTAAAGGGCGACGGATCAAAGGGGTGCTGAATAGCCTGAGGAACAGAGAAGGCACTGGTGAGTTTTGCAAAAGCAGAGAAAAGGAAACTCGGGTTGCCCGCAGCATGCCGCGTCGTTACGGCTTTACCCTTAGTGAGCTATCCCTCAGAGGGAAGTAACCACCCCACGAAGAAATAACCCCACTGAACATTGGGACAATAAACTGAACCTAACTCAAAGAGGGGAAAGCTGGAACTGTTGCTAGCTTATACTCGAAGTATTACCGACGCGAGAATAACTGTGGAGTGATACGCTTTCGCAGCCACACGCTAGCCTATGAAATATTGTTCAGCGAGAGGTAGACGGGAGAACCAGAGTCTCAAAGCAAATTGTATCGGATCTGACCTACATAGCCCGATTGCTTTGAGCTTTAAGCTGCTGTTCGGATCCAAATCCAGCGCATGTACTCCCAACAAATGATTGGAACATAAGGCTGGACAAACTTGCGACAGCTCAGTGCCAGCTTGAGTCTCGGTAAGCGAAGAAAACTTTGGGGTAAAACGCAGTAAGCTGTGATCTTAAACGCTGATGTGACTGAAACGTACAAACAACGTGTGTTGTCATATGAAATCCGTACGTAGTGAATTTTAGTCGTCATAATGGTTCCTATCAGTGTCAGCCAACGGAGTTCTCCTAGTATACGAATCGTGGCGGGGAGGGGTTGATTTTCTTGCAGATGAAGTAGTGATACTAATCATGCGCGGAATGAAGCCTGGGTGGTTGTTTCAAATGCATATTGTTTGATTTATGAATAAATATTACCTTTTCGTTACTAAACTTCTGTTATTGTATCAGCTTACGAGGTGTTCATGTCAGTAAACCCCATAACTTACGCATCATAGTACATTTGCTTTGCTCCTTGTAATAATGATACATAAAGGTGATTCTCCGGGGCCCTTGGTATGTGTCAGATGCGTAAGGGAAACGAGTAGAAGGACAACATTACAGTCATATGAAGGTTCTGAGACAAAGTACCCAAAGACTTTTGGGTGGAACGATACGTGCTTTGACGAATGCTGTTGTTGTCAGCGGGTACAGATTTCCAGAAACCGTCACGTGAGCGACAGCACAGTGGGGTGCCAGTGTGCGTTTGGATGGTGTCCTCTATAGCTGAGGGACCAATGACGCGCGAGGGTGGGCTGACGAGAACAAGTTCTAAACATGTGGTATTTATTGCCATATCAAACGTTTCTATTAATCCACGCATGGTCCGCACCCCGATGGTGGCATCAAATGTGCACTCCTTCATAGAGCTACAAGCTAAACTGGACGATGGTACCTCAACAGAGTTGGCCACTTTTGTTAGGGCGAGGCAACAGATTTCGACAAGTATGTCATGAAAGTGCCGACCGGAACTAGTAAGGACCCCAGGAACTCCAGGAATTGCCCCTTACATCCGGGACGGCCAAGTCAAATGCCGGTCCTAATGCCGGTGATTCGTCCTTAAACATCGCCAATTCATTATACAACCGTACTTATACAAAGCAAGCCAATGTGAATATCCAAGGACGATCAAAGTTGAAACATAGCAGGAGCAGCGCGAGCAGACCAATCTACCGAATTTCCAGTCTCATCCATTTCTTTCCAGATGTCATCGAGGACCGTCACCAAATCTAGCAAGGCGCGTTCTTTGCCACAGCCTGCTAAACGACTTCGAAGGAACGACCGGTCTTTTCGCGAGATGCACGCTGCTCCGGCCTATGGAAAATGAATAAATATTAAAGCATTGGGTACAAAAAACTCACTAAGAAATATGGGACTGGTAAAAAGATATCGGGGTTTCGGCCAGCAGGAATCGTCTGTGCCAAACTGATGATTTGTCGAACCGCATCTTTGATGACCCGGTGCAATGGACCAACTTTGTGGATGGCCTAAAAATCGCAAGGTCAGTATAAACATCCAGAGCATACTATGCAAAAAAGGATGCATACATGGTACAAGAAGAGAACCATTGCGTGTCTCCAAATCTCCTGCGCCGACATACGGACGACCTTGAGGAAGGAATTGGTCGTTGGGCTGGGCCGAGCTTGCCATGCACGAATTAATCTTTCTATCTCTTCGGCGCGGGCAATTTTCTCTTGTTGAGATATCCCCGAATCGCGTAGTGCGCTAATCCTGGCCATTAACACGATCATGACGTTAGGGCACCCAACCATCCATTCAAGTCCAACATCGTCGTCCAATGGTATGATTATCGGGTTGTCTGGGTCCACGGTAAGCATGTGATCGATATTGGTCTCGTACATGAAAAGAGTAGGTCGAGAAAGTGCCATCGCGCTCAAGATATCGCACCAGGAAAATATGCGAATATCGAATGTCTCTTTCCCTCGTAAAGACATGAAATCGATGACGTTCCCGCCTACCAAGCTCTGGACATACGGCTTGGCTTGTTCTAGCAACCTATAGTAGGAATTACAACCACCGTAACTATACTGTATCACTTTCAATTCAGTAAGTAACATATCGCAAACTGGAGATATTCGCGCACCTCAAAGAAAAGAACCTCTATGATACCAGATAGCTTAGTTGAGGGAGACATTCGGGGGTTTTGTATATCTGATTGAAGTTGGTTTCTGGCCACTTCATGTAATTTTTCTGCATGAGACTGTAAAACGGTGGGTGTGGCTGCTCTATCATAGAGGGAGCGATACAGATAAGCGATAGCAAGCATGGAGTGTCTCATGACTTCGGATGTTTGGAATCGTTCGAGTAGGACTGAGGCCAAATTTTGATATATCCTGATGGGTTCGAACACCAGTCGAGAGAAAAACATTAGATCTTGAAATGAATGAGTATCATAAACTGCTTGGATGAGACGTAGAGCTCACAGAAATCGTATAACTCGGTGAGGTGCTCCCCACTACCCAATTTCATGGATCTCATAGACCGCTCGACCTCTGCGAGAAGACCCTCGGGATCTATgtcatcctcttcatcgtCGGCCAGCAAGAGGCCTTCGTGTGGCCTGGCAACCGTTTGGTGTGAAGCAATTAGCTCAGCCCCCAGCTCGTTGAACGCTGCGTCACTAGCTACAGTCGAAGTACCAAGTCCAGGGTCCGCGTCGGTGGTTTCGATATGAGCGTAAGGTACGGTTTGTTGGCCAAAGGTGGGCAAAGTAGGCATCCCCATCCCTAGTAGACTCCCGAAACCATTGAACATATCGGTACCGTCCAGAGTCGATGGGTTCATCAAGCCATCCAACGGAACATCGCTTGCTGGGGGTGGTCCCAAGCTATCCAGGAAGCTCTGCAAACCACTGAGCCCGGTGCCACTAGGGCTTTGCAGGCCACCGTTACTTGAACCCAGTCCAGAGAAGCCGGATTGTATATTGATCATAGGCGGTGGGACAGCGCTGGTTGATGGCCCTGCGCCGGGAGTAGATAGGTCGACATCCAGCGGACTAGGGAACGTGTCACCGATATCCATACTAGAACTTGACGTCTGGGGAGGTATCGATGGGCCAGGGCTGACGGATGACGATCCTGGAGTTGACGACTGGGTTTGGTCAGGTGCTGGTGCTCCAGCCAGGGCTCTCTTTCCGTGATGTTCGTAGCCTAGGCATTCAAACCCACCGCGCACACATCGTTCGCATCGGGGTCGCCCTTCATCGCACTTTTTTCGCCTGTAGTACACCCTTATTGACGGTGTTTCAAACTCGGAAGTCTACAACACACCTATTTTTACAAGTCAGGCATCCCGTCCGAGATCTTAGAGAAGAGGGTGCCATGTCTGGCTCGGCGCCGAGGTATTTGCGAATTCAAACAAGGAGATGTGGCGACAAAAACTATGTCCGAGTGACAGGAATGTGTATTACCGGGGAAACAGTAGTAAATCTATAGTATAAGTATATCTACGGCGGCCAGTCACTCAGGTTGGTCACTGCACAGGTTGCGAGGGGTGGTACGATTCGTAAGTCGAATCAGAGTTCATGAGAGAAAACAACGCAGTTGCACAGCCGCGCCCTGCGGATCATTTTAAATAAGGTGTAAATTGTCTTCCTCCCACGGCGCTTGATTTATCAAAGCACGACACATAAATTGATTATTGTGGGCATTTAAGAATGGCCTCGACGAGCCATAGCCAGACACTCGGACTCCAAGTCGTCTAACCAAATAATACCAATACCTGTATCCTGCAGCTTTTTTGTTCCTTCGCATTGCACAAAATCTGCAGGCTCTTTTACGCCGATGATGCAATTCCGGATCCCGGCAGCAACGAGTGCGTCAGCGCACGGCGCCAACCCCGACAGCCGTACGGAGCACGGCTCGAGAGTAGTGTAAACATCTGCAAGCCGTAAAAGAGTGGAAGGCTCGGCTCCTTGACCAAATGACCGACGCAACTCCTCGGCACCGGCAAGTGCATGCGCCTTTGCCAATGCATTAGCCTCAGCGTGTGTATTTCCGGCAAGTTCACGCGAGTAGCCGGTAGAGAGTATTTTTTGCGATATCGTACCCTCGTCTCCCAGGGTCGGGACCGTGATGACACAACCGACGCAAAATGCTGTAGGAACAGGTTCGCATTTTGCGGCTTCTTCGAGGGCTAGACGCATGTATCGAACCCGTTCCTCTCCTAGACCTAGTCATCAGGTAAATTCCAAGTTTATTCATTTGAAAACTGACTCGGTATTTGTTCTGACATGGTGGCGGAAAGTGGGGTCGAGTAAATGCAGATTGACGCTAGCGCTAAAGGCAATAGATCAAGCGCCTCGTCATTTTAGCTCAGTTTATTACGTCCATTTTATCTACGCACGCACCTACGTTCGGTTTCCAACAGGTTACCCACAATATTGCAACTAGATCTCGCACGTCATCAATATCTGAAAGTCCCAAAAAAACTAGATATACTTGCACAGATCGACATATATATACTATACATATACAATCTTTTACCGCACTGTATGCAGACCACTGACACTTCGAATTTTTTCCGGTCCGAGGCCGATCGCAGCAGAGGAGGTACATATTTATGGGCATTGATTTACTGCGAGAACTAATCCCGCGATCACTCCCAAGGCGCGTGCGAGAAAAGCCGAACGTACAAAACATAGGGAATCCACTCGAGCTCAAAGGCAAAGTGATCAGACTTGCTATTCGTGGTGGAGAGGTGGACCGCGGAAAGTGGCTCCGTTGTCCGCAGAGTAAATCTCGTGGTAAGTGAGAGAATTCTTCGATTGATTGGCCGTCGGGGATGATATTAACGCGTTTACTAGACGGGCAAGTCGGTTCAAGTCTATAGGGGGCatactgggcctgtcacctgCCTCGCATTTTTTAATCCGGGCAACGACCGAACAGTCTTGTTGACCGGAGCATGGGATCGGGTAGGCTTTGAGATCATTCAAAATATCTTGATTGACATTTATCACGTTTGTGAAGACAATCAAAGCCTGGGACGTTGAGGTAAGTGATTTGCCTTTTGCTTCAAACAGTAACTGAATAAACCGATCAGACAGGGGATCTTCTTTCCACGACGAAAGCACATTCTGATTTCTTGAAAACACTCTTGATTATCCCTCAGCTTAACCTTCTCGTATCTGGATCTTCAGACAAGCACGTTAAGCTTTGGTATGTCTATCCAATAATGACACCTTCGGGGCTTCTTAATGTCTAGCCGCTTCTCATTTGCAGGGATCTGAGTGTCTTGACTTCGCCGACTGCACACAATGAATCTCTCGTTCAAATCGGATCGACAACCGGACACACGCGTCCAGTCGAGTGCCTTGCTGTGGACTCGTCAGTTGGTTATCGTCTCTACTCGGCCGATAGCATGGGTGTGATTAAGGCTTGGGAGGTAGAATCGCACCCTGCACCCACCTCCAGCCGTCGTCTAACTCATGTAGGCGATCTCCAAGCCCATACAATGGGCATCACAGATATGTGGGTAGCACATGGTAGAGTCTGGAGCGGTGAGCTTGATGTGCCAGTGGCGGTCATTAGGTACTTGTTCCAACTAACGGTGCATTTTCTGCCGGGGTTTAGCATCGACGGATAATACTGTACGCGTCCAATCACTTGAAAAGGAGGCAGTGTCGCACCCCCTCGACCACGCGACGCATGTACGATCGCTGATTCCTCTCCACCTAACGTCAGCGGGCTTGCCCGTCCTTATTACGGGGTCCGCCGCTGGAAGTTTACACATCTGGGATCTTGAATGGACAGGAGACGGCGATGACCCAGCCGTTATTGACGGGAGCGGAGCACATGAATCGGGAATGGTTGACGTACATTCGCATGACGTGAGCGCACTGGCGTTGTGGGTGCGGCAGCCGGCGACCGAATCCGCTATAGAGACCGCAAATGAGGGTAAAGAGTTGCCGCGAGTTAAATCAGTGGAGGCATGGGTTGTTAGTGGAAGTCTAGATGGCACCTTACGAAGATGGCGACTTTCAGGTCAGTTATAGCCCGGGTGTTATATCATCATTATATGCTTATGCTATTCATTAGATCTATTAGACGGAAAATATAACACAAATACAGAGGCGGCGGCCGAATCTCAAGTGGACACATCAAGTTCAAAGCCACCTCGAAATCTACCAGACGAAAAATCAAAGGCTTTTACAATGacggaagaagaggagcgtGAATTAGCAGAGTTGATGTCAGATGATGACAGCTAGAGAGCTGGATGTAGGTAATGCTACACAGCATCTCGCAATTAATGACACAAGCGACCCTTTTTCACAACCGCATGGGCATCTCATTATGTTGTCGCGCCTTTTAGTTTAAATTCAGAAATTACTGGCGATCAGGGGACCAGGGGGAAGGCCAAAACCCCAAACTTTTAACTATAATCAGACAATCTACAGGGACCGGTTTATTGCAGTATATAATTAATAATCGGGTTTCGGGTTGGTCATTGAGTTTTGCTCTTGTCCCACCTAATGGAGGAAACTCGAGTCCGGCAGAACGTTTGGGAGGAGTGGGCGTATGCAGATCATACAAAACCTCCATTTCTGTTGGCCACAAAAAAAGTACATTGGTAATTTAGCGCTCGCTACCAGAGAATTGGTAGTTGGCGCTGAAAAAGATCGCCGGTAGTGTTATGCATAAGCCGTGATCGCTCTCGGGAATACTTCAAATATCTTGTTGCATTTTTATTCATATCTGCCGCTCTCCTATCTTGTGCCACTATTCTTGGCTAATCTGGCTCCAGACCGACGGGTGTGGGGCTTACAGTGCATGCAAGTTGCTCTCCGTTGAAGAAACGGCGGGAAGAGGATGTAATGACCAACTCCAGTAGAAGCGTCCCCTTTTAAATTTCAAACTAACCGAGGACAACTAGAACAGTTTGTTAAACAAACCACGAGGCGGGCTATTGTTAATGCAGCTGACTATCTTGATATCATGATGGCCTTCTGAACAAAGGCGTCGGACTCGGTGTGAAGGAAATCGGGTACTAGAACTCGATCATAGAATTGGGGTAGTGGCAAAGGAGGGGTACGCTTGCTCTCTTGTGCCTACTTTGAGTGCGGAGGTGGAACTGTGTCGCCGAGAAACAAATCGAGATACTGAGCTTGTTTTGTAGTAGTAAGTTATTCCGGCACCAGCGCCAAAACCACAGATTGGAGCGCGGGATTTGAGACCGAGAGCTTAGTTCGAGAATCCAAGTGAATTGAAGCAATAATGACCGGATTCAACCGGCATTTAGTCGTCGAAATAACTCGGTGTCGGCTAACATGCAACTGATGGAAGTAATTTACAATAGCTCCCAAAGAGCCGTGCTAGGTTTCTTTGCAACGGATATACATGCTACCAAAAACGACACTCTGTTAAGATTCCCCTTGAGGATAGAATAATCCACAGTATATATTGATCCACAGAAACGACATTTTAGAGGTACAGTCGTAGCAGTGGTACATGCATCATTTAAGTGTCCGTAATACGAAATAAAACAAGAGGTAGTACAAGCTATATACAAGCTTTGGGTTGTAATGTAGGGTCCGAATACCCAAGAAGtgaaacaagagaaatactGGTCGTCCGTGATAACCAATGTAAAAAAAAAGTTCGTAATGAAAGGCGGAGCAAGAGGGGGAAAAAAAGCCAAACTTTAGATGGCAACGCACGATTGTTTGTCTTCGCTAACGGTATAACCTTCGTTGCAAGACAAGACAGTGCAACCGCCGCTCTCGCACGACGAGACGCTAACGTTGGGGATCGCAGAGCAATCTTGTCCAGCGCCCACCGAAGCGCAACCTCCGCAAGATTTCAGGTCGGAAAGCGTATCGAAGCATTCAGACTCGGTGCTGAAGATCCCGCCGATAGGGCAAGCGGTCATGCCCGCGGGGCAGAAGAAAGCCTCGAGCTCGGTGTACTGGGCAGTCGCCTTCTTCTTGTGCTGAGGGACAGCATTGTGGCGCTTGGTATCAGTAGTAGCGCGCTTGCTCGGTTGGGGGCCAGGTGGAGTAGGAGGGGTAGGCTTGCAGCATTGGGTGTAAGGGTTCCACTCCCAGTTGGGAGGGCAAGACGGAACAGGCGTTGGTGGAGGGTGCTGAGGTACACAGCAGCCTTGTTGTCCATGCCAGTACCAACTGGGTGGGCAGTTGTTTCCGCGAGGAGGGAGCGGCGGCGATGGGTTTCCGTGAGGAAGACAGCAAGAGCGACCACCCCACCACCATTTGTTGTCGCCACAATCATTGTTCTTTGGTGGGGGTGTAGCAGGCGGGCGACAAGAGTATGTGCTAGTCCATAGGTTAGGTCTAGCTACGaggatgtatgcgtatgAATTCTTACCTGGGATTCCAGACCCATCCGTTGCTGCACGATGGCTGGTTGTAAGGGGGAGTGTACCGAGGGGCACAGCAGTTGGTGTCCTTGTTCCAGAACCACAAGTTGGGGCAAGCATTCCCAGAGCTGGAGTAGGATAACATTCGATGTCAGCGGCCGTGGATGGATGCCGAATAATTGACTTACGGAGGGCTGGGCGGAGATATGGGTCCGCCAACCTTAATGCAGCAGTCCTTGTCCTTCCAGTACCAGCTTCCGAGATTGCAGCGAAGATTGAAGGTGGCCACGGCGGGAGCAGCAGCACTGACCAAGACGGTCACAGCAGAGGCTACGGTCGCAAAACGCATAGTTGAGTATACACGAGATATTTAAACTAAAGTGTGATGGACAGAACGCTCTAGGCGCAGAACGATGTTAATGAGTGAGAGCTCGTCGGAGCAGTGGGATGGACAGAGGTCCTAGAAGGCTGGCCGAGGCAGCAGAGGAAAGAGACAACCGAATGAGAGACCGCATGCTCCCACCCGGGAATATATAAAGGACTCGCCAGTATTGTTTTGGCCGAGCATATTTTTCTGACTGgacttcttcttcctttcaGAGTTTCCAGCCATCCAATCAATCG
The nucleotide sequence above comes from Rhizoctonia solani chromosome 3, complete sequence. Encoded proteins:
- a CDS encoding Fungal specific transcription factor domain; translation: MAPSSLRSRTGCLTCKNRRKKCDEGRPRCERCVRGGFECLGYEHHGKRALAGAPAPDQTQSSTPGSSSVSPGPSIPPQTSSSSMDIGDTFPSPLDVDLSTPGAGPSTSAVPPPMINIQSGFSGLGSSNGGLQSPSGTGLSGLQSFLDSLGPPPASDVPLDGLMNPSTLDGTDMFNGFGSLLGMGMPTLPTFGQQTVPYAHIETTDADPGLGTSTVASDAAFNELGAELIASHQTVARPHEGLLLADDEEDDIDPEGLLAEVERSMRSMKLGSGEHLTELYDFYLMFFSRLVFEPIRIYQNLASVLLERFQTSEVMRHSMLAIAYLYRSLYDRAATPTVLQSHAEKLHEVARNQLQSDIQNPRMSPSTKLSGIIEVLFFEYSYGGCNSYYRLLEQAKPYVQSLVGGNVIDFMSLRGKETFDIRIFSWCDILSAMALSRPTLFMYETNIDHMLTVDPDNPIIIPLDDDVGLEWMVGCPNVMIVLMARISALRDSGISQQEKIARAEEIERLIRAWQARPSPTTNSFLKVVRMSAQEIWRHAMVLFLYHAIHKVGPLHRVIKDAVRQIISLAQTIPAGRNPDIFLPVPYFLAGAACISRKDRSFLRSRLAGCGKERALLDLVTVLDDIWKEMDETGNSVDWSARAAPAMFQL
- a CDS encoding deoxycytidylate deaminase (dCMP deaminase), translated to MSEQIPREERVRYMRLALEEAAKCEPVPTAFCVGCVITVPTLGDEGTISQKILSTGYSRELAGNTHAEANALAKAHALAGAEELRRSFGQGAEPSTLLRLADVYTTLEPCSVRLSGLAPCADALVAAGIRNCIIGVKEPADFVQCEGTKKLQDTGIGIIWLDDLESECLAMARRGHS
- a CDS encoding WD40 domain-containing protein, with the protein product MQTTDTSNFFRSEADRSRGDLLFVVERWTAESGSVVRRVNLVTGKSVQVYRGHTGPVTCLAFFNPGNDRTVLLTGAWDRTIKAWDVETGDLLSTTKAHSDFLKTLLIIPQLNLLVSGSSDKHVKLWDLSVLTSPTAHNESLVQIGSTTGHTRPVECLAVDSSVGYRLYSADSMGVIKAWEVESHPAPTSSRRLTHVGDLQAHTMGITDMWVAHGRVWSASTDNTVRVQSLEKEAVSHPLDHATHVRSLIPLHLTSAGLPVLITGSAAGSLHIWDLEWTGDGDDPAVIDGSGAHESGMVDVHSHDVSALALWVRQPATESAIETANEGKELPRVKSVEAWVVSGSLDGTLRRWRLSDLLDGKYNTNTEAAAESQVDTSSSKPPRNLPDEKSKAFTMTEEEERELAELMSDDDS